The Anaerolineales bacterium sequence CCGGCGGAACCTCATCGTCCATGAAATCCTGAAATGATTGCTCCACCAGACCGAGAGATGTAAATCCACCCAGCTCTTCCCGCGTGAGCGGCCAGGGAGAATTCCCGGGCGGATCGTCACCATCCCGGCCGCGAGCGACGAGCAGCAACGTTCCGCCAGGCGCCAGGAGAGCGGCGATCGCCGGGATTGCCTGCCGGCGGAGTTCTTCTGGCAGTACCTGCAGCGTGTACGATTCGAGTACGAAATCGAAAGATTTTCCCCACGCCCTGGGGATCCGGAATAGATCCGCAGCGACATATTTCACGTCGGATTTCGGAAACCTGCGGCGGCACCAGCGAATCGCGGTGGGTGAAACGTCGAACGCCGTGGTCGCGAAACCGCGCCGC is a genomic window containing:
- a CDS encoding class I SAM-dependent methyltransferase — translated: MDNSLNEFESVYVQAQSDPAAISWADLVPNPNLVRWLDGNDVDGAGKQALVVGCGLGDDAEELARRGFATTAFDVSPTAIRWCRRRFPKSDVKYVAADLFRIPRAWGKSFDFVLESYTLQVLPEELRRQAIPAIAALLAPGGTLLLVARGRDGDDPPGNSPWPLTREELGGFTSLGLVEQSFQDFMDDEVPPVRRFVITYRRK